In Rhizobium lusitanum, a genomic segment contains:
- a CDS encoding dipeptide ABC transporter ATP-binding protein, whose amino-acid sequence MTISPASISSETVASVLEVSGLTIAYRDRSGLRPAVHGINFTVNAGEVVALVGESGSGKSSTAQALIGLLPEGGLLQQGIIRLNGQDIAGWPQKRLDGIRGSVISLVPQDPGSSLNPVRTIGDQVAEILVIHGRASGAAAYLQAIELLERVGLSQPQLRAKQYPHELSGGMRQRVLIAIAIALKPSLIIADEPTSALDVTVQKHILDLIDDLRREYGTAILLVTHDLGVAADRSDRLIVLQHGRIQEQGRTADIVRNPQSAYTRRLLADAPSLNARVPRAARPDSAASKPADDIIVVDGLVQDFGPGGKKDSFRAVDDLSFRVRRGTTHAIVGESGSGKTTAIRIVSAFQRPTAGKVFIDGLELSSLRGETLRLFRKKIQLVYQNPFSSLDPRQTIARIVEEPLLNFERLPRADRLARVTATIEKVGLPADVLQRRPHALSGGQRQRVAIARALVLDPEILVLDEAVSALDVTVQAQILALLDELQRELGLTYLFVSHDLAVVRQISDTVSVLNDGKLVEGGSIDDVFDNPQSAYTRELIDAVPGKRFPRILEPTPGNAG is encoded by the coding sequence ATGACGATTTCCCCAGCGAGTATATCAAGTGAAACGGTCGCATCCGTCCTGGAGGTCTCCGGCCTGACGATCGCCTATCGTGACCGGAGCGGGTTACGCCCGGCCGTTCATGGCATTAATTTCACGGTGAATGCCGGGGAGGTTGTGGCGCTGGTGGGCGAATCCGGTTCCGGTAAGAGCTCGACGGCTCAGGCACTGATCGGATTGCTTCCCGAGGGCGGGCTTCTGCAGCAGGGCATAATCCGATTGAACGGCCAGGATATTGCCGGCTGGCCGCAGAAGCGGCTGGACGGCATCCGTGGGTCGGTCATCAGCCTCGTTCCGCAGGATCCGGGCAGTTCCCTCAATCCGGTGAGGACGATCGGCGATCAGGTTGCCGAGATCCTCGTCATTCATGGCAGGGCATCGGGAGCTGCCGCCTATCTGCAGGCAATCGAGCTTTTGGAGCGCGTCGGCCTCAGCCAGCCGCAGCTTCGCGCGAAACAATATCCGCACGAGTTGTCCGGCGGCATGCGGCAGCGGGTGCTGATCGCCATCGCCATCGCGCTGAAGCCCTCCCTCATCATTGCCGACGAGCCGACGAGCGCGCTTGATGTCACCGTGCAGAAGCACATCCTCGATCTCATCGATGACCTGCGCCGGGAATATGGCACGGCCATCCTGCTGGTGACGCACGATCTCGGCGTTGCCGCCGACCGATCGGACAGGCTTATCGTGTTGCAACATGGCCGCATTCAGGAGCAAGGTCGCACCGCCGATATCGTTCGAAACCCGCAGAGCGCCTATACGCGCCGGCTGCTTGCCGATGCGCCGTCCCTGAACGCGCGGGTGCCGCGCGCCGCGCGTCCGGACAGCGCGGCATCCAAGCCGGCTGACGACATTATCGTTGTCGACGGGCTAGTGCAGGATTTCGGCCCCGGCGGCAAGAAGGATAGCTTCAGGGCCGTGGACGATCTGTCCTTTCGAGTCAGACGCGGCACCACGCACGCGATCGTCGGCGAGTCCGGGTCCGGCAAGACGACGGCCATACGGATCGTCTCCGCCTTTCAGCGGCCAACAGCCGGCAAGGTCTTCATCGACGGGCTAGAGTTGTCATCGCTGCGCGGCGAGACGCTGCGGCTTTTCCGCAAGAAGATCCAGCTGGTTTACCAGAACCCCTTCAGCTCGCTTGATCCGCGCCAGACGATCGCGAGGATCGTCGAGGAGCCGTTGTTGAATTTCGAGCGGCTGCCACGGGCCGATCGGTTGGCAAGGGTGACAGCGACGATCGAAAAGGTTGGCCTTCCCGCCGACGTCCTGCAACGGCGGCCGCATGCGCTTTCGGGCGGACAGCGCCAACGCGTCGCGATCGCCCGCGCGCTGGTGCTCGACCCGGAAATTCTCGTTCTGGACGAAGCCGTCTCCGCGCTCGATGTGACCGTTCAGGCGCAGATCCTGGCGCTTCTGGATGAGCTTCAGCGCGAGCTGGGCCTGACCTACCTGTTTGTCTCGCATGATCTCGCCGTGGTCAGGCAGATCTCCGACACTGTCTCTGTCCTCAATGACGGCAAGCTGGTCGAGGGTGGCTCGATTGACGATGTCTTCGACAATCCGCAGAGCGCTTATACGCGCGAGCTGATCGATGCCGTTCCGG